The genome window TTTCAGTGCGGAATCGAAGGCCAGAATTTCGGTCAACAGCGCCTGTGGATGTCCGGCTGTGGCGATTCGATTGCTCAGCGCCTCTGCCTGCTGGCGGGTCGTCTCGGCGGTTTTCGCATCAAAATTGCGGACGATATGGCTGTCAGGCCCGGTCGAAAGGAAATGCAGGAACACTGCCAGAGCCGCCCACTGGCGGTCCGGCCAGCGTTTTCTGGCCTCGGTATAGATTGGCAGGGCCTGCCCCAGGATGTCCTGAAATCCGCTGCTCCATTGCCGGGCGATCATGTCATGCCCGGCGGCGGCTTGCATGGCGGTCAAGATTGGCACGGTTGCGGGGGCGCGTACATCGTGCTCGGCGGCTTCCCCCAGCCCGCCGGGAGAGAGGATGACGATTCCATGAAATATGGCGCTGGTATCCTCCAGACCGGTCTGCGCGATGATGTCGTGCAGGGCGGAGGACGAAACCTCCCCTGACTCGAACGCCATGGCGAGAGGGGCGCAGAGCAGCAGGATGCCGATATTGGTGTTCCGCTGAACCGCATCCCACGTCGCCTGAGCAGCATCGCGGATGCGGGGGCCGAGGCTGGTGCCGCTGCGACAAAGGGCAGGGGCGGCGGCACGGGCGCTGCGGATGAAATCATCCATGGTGGCGCCATGACCATCCGCATAAGCATGGATATTGCCCGGTTTGGGGGCTTCCAGCTCTGCCAGACAGGCATCAATAAAGGCTTCGGCGGCAAAAGCGGCGTTCATGGCGTCAAAACCGTCAGCGGCGCAGGCTGGCCAGCATGCGGGAGACCAGTTGCTCGGCGATGGGATAGGAAACAACCTGCTGCAAACCGCGCCAGCCGGGCATGCTGTTGACTTCCAGCACCAGATATTGCCCGTCCGGGTCGCGGATCAGATCAACCCCGGCATAAGCGGCCCCGACAGCCTGAGCAGCACGCCGGGCCAGATCGCACATTTCCGCATCAGGGTTGAGGGCAGAGGGGACGGCCCCCTGACGGATATTGGTGATCCAGTCCTCAGCCCGGCGGATCATGGCGGCAATCACTTCGCCGTCGCAGACGAACAGCCGGTAATCCTCGTAACCTCGCCCATGCGCGGGGATAAAGCGTTGCAGGTAATAGACGTCGTTGACCTCCTCCGGCGGTGGCAGATCCTCCGCCCGGGTGATCATGGTCAGGCCCTTGCCCTGAGAACCGAACAGGGGCTTCAGCACCAGCCTTTCCTGAGCGAGCTCACGACGGGCAATGGCAAGGGCGGCATCGCGACCGGGAACGGTCCAGCTTGACGGAGTCGGAAGCCCTGAATGGTGCAGCAGGAAACTGGTCATGGATTTATCGACGCAGCGTTCGATCGCGCCGACAGAATTCCAGACCGGCACCCCCATCGCGTGCAGAGCATGCAGCACACCCAGCCGGATGGTCACGGATTCGAAGCTGCCCCCTGCGACGGCGCGCACCAGCACGCCATCCGGCAATCTGCCGTCCAGCCCGGGGATCAGCAGCCCGTGAGGCCGGGTGGTGTCCAGCCCGCAATCGCTCAGACGCACTGGCAGCAGCGTGGCTCCCGCGACGGAAAAAGCCGCGCGGAGCATACGCAGATGCCAGTCCTGATCGTCGATGAACACGACGATCAGGGGGGAGGAGCCGTTCACGGGCCGGGACACGGTCGCAGGCTCGGGGTCAGTTGAAGGATGCGTCCAGCAGGGCCTGATCGCGCTTGCCGGCGCGGAAGGTCTCGCCGGTCTCGATGGCCGTCACCAGCACTTCCGCCGGGCTGAACAGGGACGGATCGATTTTGTAGAAATCGCCTTTCACCGCTGCGAAGATATCCTTGAACGGCTTGCCGTAATCGCGGGAGGTCGAGGCAGGCAGCTGTTCGGCCAGCTTGCGGGCTTCCTCGGCGGAGCCTTTGACGAACAGATGCACCCGGCCCGCGAAGATGATGGCGTCGTTGGTGCGGCCCATGGCGGTCACGAAATCCGGGTGCGGTGGCGGCAGCGGGGCGGAGGCAATGCCGTCCACGACGTTTTCCAGCGGGAAATGCAGCTCATGCGTCTTGTGCAGGGCGACTTCCAGCACGCGTCCCACCACCTGCACGGATCCGGCCAGGCTCTGGGTCGGGGCATAGATGATGCCGAGATTTTCCGGGACGACGCGGCATTCCCGCGCCACGCGCTCGACAATGGCGGCCGGCGGCGGTTTGGCGGCTTCCAGCACCAGCACGGCATGGGTGCTTTCATCGCGGTAGGTCAATTCCTCGAACAGCTTTTCACCCCGTGCCAGCGCACGGGCCGGGCCGGAGCCGAGCGCGAAGAAGGAGCCGTTCTCGTCCTTATGGTGCAGGCTCCAGCCTGCATACTGGCTGGCAAGGCAGGAGGTGACCGGGTTGGAGGACGCGACGGAGACGCTGAACGGCCAGTTCTCCAGAGTCTGATCCGGCAGCAGCGTGACGGTGCCGAGACCGCCCATGCAGATGCGGGCCAGTTGCAGGCCGGCGGCGATGCTGCCCGGCACGGCAGAGCCGGCGTCAATCAGCGTCTCGCCCAGAGAACCGGTGGACACGCCGATTTTCAGTTCCTCGGCATTGTTGATCATGTCCTGCAGCAAGGCCCATGCGCGGGCATTGACGCTGACGGGGGAAGCGTTGCTCATGATGACGTCTCCAGGCGCTGAAGAATCTCGTTTGTGCGATCCTCTGCCAGTGCTTTGGCGGAGGTGGCATCT of Granulibacter bethesdensis contains these proteins:
- the mch gene encoding methenyltetrahydromethanopterin cyclohydrolase, translated to MSNASPVSVNARAWALLQDMINNAEELKIGVSTGSLGETLIDAGSAVPGSIAAGLQLARICMGGLGTVTLLPDQTLENWPFSVSVASSNPVTSCLASQYAGWSLHHKDENGSFFALGSGPARALARGEKLFEELTYRDESTHAVLVLEAAKPPPAAIVERVARECRVVPENLGIIYAPTQSLAGSVQVVGRVLEVALHKTHELHFPLENVVDGIASAPLPPPHPDFVTAMGRTNDAIIFAGRVHLFVKGSAEEARKLAEQLPASTSRDYGKPFKDIFAAVKGDFYKIDPSLFSPAEVLVTAIETGETFRAGKRDQALLDASFN
- a CDS encoding RimK family alpha-L-glutamate ligase, producing MSRPVNGSSPLIVVFIDDQDWHLRMLRAAFSVAGATLLPVRLSDCGLDTTRPHGLLIPGLDGRLPDGVLVRAVAGGSFESVTIRLGVLHALHAMGVPVWNSVGAIERCVDKSMTSFLLHHSGLPTPSSWTVPGRDAALAIARRELAQERLVLKPLFGSQGKGLTMITRAEDLPPPEEVNDVYYLQRFIPAHGRGYEDYRLFVCDGEVIAAMIRRAEDWITNIRQGAVPSALNPDAEMCDLARRAAQAVGAAYAGVDLIRDPDGQYLVLEVNSMPGWRGLQQVVSYPIAEQLVSRMLASLRR
- a CDS encoding triphosphoribosyl-dephospho-CoA synthase, which codes for MNAAFAAEAFIDACLAELEAPKPGNIHAYADGHGATMDDFIRSARAAAPALCRSGTSLGPRIRDAAQATWDAVQRNTNIGILLLCAPLAMAFESGEVSSSALHDIIAQTGLEDTSAIFHGIVILSPGGLGEAAEHDVRAPATVPILTAMQAAAGHDMIARQWSSGFQDILGQALPIYTEARKRWPDRQWAALAVFLHFLSTGPDSHIVRNFDAKTAETTRQQAEALSNRIATAGHPQALLTEILAFDSALKAAGINPGTSADLTVATIFAYSLSAHLAGSRR